In Pyramidobacter porci, the DNA window CTGCGGCTACGTGATCGAGGTCGACAAGCACAAGGTTTATCACGCGGGCGACACCATGCTCTTCGAGGGCATGAAAGAGCTGCGTCCCATGGCGATCGACATCGCGCTGCTGCCGATCGGCGGGACCTGCACGATGAACGCCGACGAAGCGGCTCGAGCGGCGGAAATGATCCATCCCCGTGAAGTCATCCCCATGCATTACAACACGTTTCCCAACATTACGGCGGATCCGCAGGCTTTTGCCAAAAAAGTTACCGCCGACGTGGCCGTGGTCGTCCTCCAGTCCAGCGAAAAGGAAACGCTGTAACGGACTGCGATTGGGAAATGGGAGCCTGAACATGCTCGAACGCGGCTTCGTGCAAGTCTATACGGGCAACGGCAAGGGCAAAACCACGGCGGCGCTGGGGCTCGCCCTCCGCATGGCCGGGAACGGCGGGCGCGTTTTCTTCGGGCAGTTCATGAAAGGGCGGCTTTATGGCGAGCATCGCGCCCTCTCGGCGCTGCCGCAGATCGACGTGCAGACGTTCGGCGGTCCCCGCTGCCTTCGCCGTGAAGAAGTCACCGAGAAAGACCGGGAAATGGCGCGGCGGGGATTGGAAATCTCCCGGCAGGCCATGCTCTCCGGGCGGTACGATCTGGTTGTGCTCGATGAGATCAACGTGACGCTGTGGTTCGGGTTACTCTCCGACGAAGCGGTAAAAACTTTTTTGGATGAACGTCCCGGAGAAACGGAGCTGCTTTTGACGGGGCGCTATGCGCCTCAATGGCTCATTGAACGCGCCGACCTCGTGACCGAAATGAAGCCGATCAAGCACTACTACGACAGCGGGGTGATGGCTCGCGATGGAATTGAGCGTTGAGCTTGGCGCTTGTCTATGGCATCTTGTCTTTAAATTCTGTCCAGAGGCGAGGGAGGAAATTGCGTGAAGGGGCTGGGCGTATCTCCGGGAATTGTCATGGGGCACGTTTACGTCGACTGGAAGGAACAATTCGAGATAGAAAAAGACTATGTCGACGACGCTGAAGGGGAAGTGGAGCGTCTGAACCTGGCCGTGGCTACGGCCAGCGAAGAGATCCGGCAGCTTTATGCCGGCGAGACCGCCGTTGTTGACAAAGACGAAGCGGGACCCGATTTGTACCGCGTTCATGGCGTGATGCTCGGAGATCCGGAATTTCTCGGTGAGATTCGAGACATGATCGTCGCTCAGAACGTCAACGCCGAATGGGCTGTGAAGACCGTGGCGGAAAAGTTCGCTCAGGTCTTCGAGAATATGGACAACGACTGCCTGAAGGCACGGGCTGACGACGTCAAAGACGTTTCTGCGCGCGTGTGCCGTCTGCTTCTGCATATCGAAGGCGGTGACCTGCTCAAGGATGAGCGGGAAGGTCTGATCCTTGTCTGCAAAAGCATGGGCACGGCGGAGATCTCGCTGATCCAAAAGAATAACATCGTCGGTCTGGTCTGTGAAGAGGGGACGATCGGGTCTCATGCCACCATCATGGCCCGCAATCAGCACAAGCCTGCCGTGGTGGGGCTGAGCGGAGTTGCCGACGACGTATACCACGGCGACTTTATCATTGTCGACGGCAATAATGGCGACGTCTTTATCAACCCGGACGAGAAGACGATTCAGGAATGTCGCGCGCGACAGAAACGGGAGAGCCTGTTTCTGTCGCGGTTGCGCAGTTTTGCGGGACGGCCGGCTTGCAGCGCCGACGGGGTGCTGTTGAAAGTTTACGGCAACGCGGCTTCCGATGCGGATATCAAGTCGATCGTGGAAGTTGACGGGCATGGTGTCGGACTTTATCGGACGGAATACATTTATTTGACCCGCGCGCACCTGCCGGCGGAAGGCGAACAATTCTGGGAATACAAAAAAGCCCTGCTGGCCATGAAGGGGCGTCCGGTAGTCTTCCGCACGCTTGACATCGGCGGCGACAAGATCCCTTCTTATCTGAGCATGCCGGAG includes these proteins:
- the ptsP gene encoding phosphoenolpyruvate--protein phosphotransferase, translating into MKGLGVSPGIVMGHVYVDWKEQFEIEKDYVDDAEGEVERLNLAVATASEEIRQLYAGETAVVDKDEAGPDLYRVHGVMLGDPEFLGEIRDMIVAQNVNAEWAVKTVAEKFAQVFENMDNDCLKARADDVKDVSARVCRLLLHIEGGDLLKDEREGLILVCKSMGTAEISLIQKNNIVGLVCEEGTIGSHATIMARNQHKPAVVGLSGVADDVYHGDFIIVDGNNGDVFINPDEKTIQECRARQKRESLFLSRLRSFAGRPACSADGVLLKVYGNAASDADIKSIVEVDGHGVGLYRTEYIYLTRAHLPAEGEQFWEYKKALLAMKGRPVVFRTLDIGGDKIPSYLSMPEEKNPALGHRAIRYSLSRVDIFRSQIKAILRASAYGDVSILLPLISAIDEVRSAKAVIDDVKEELRREGTAFNPRTKVGVVVETPSAAVISDLIACECDFLSIGSNDLIQYTMAVDRLAAALSYLYSPFSPSVLRLVQTTIKNGAAAGKPVSLCGEMAGDPLLSPILFGMGLRSFSVNPSEMLRTQWILSLLKTEEMRACADEVLNLATAGEIHRYCREHFSRFVSGDHILPEQ
- a CDS encoding cob(I)yrinic acid a,c-diamide adenosyltransferase — protein: MLERGFVQVYTGNGKGKTTAALGLALRMAGNGGRVFFGQFMKGRLYGEHRALSALPQIDVQTFGGPRCLRREEVTEKDREMARRGLEISRQAMLSGRYDLVVLDEINVTLWFGLLSDEAVKTFLDERPGETELLLTGRYAPQWLIERADLVTEMKPIKHYYDSGVMARDGIER